Below is a genomic region from Candidatus Dadabacteria bacterium.
GTCCAGCGCTTTTGTGATTGCCGGCACGGGCCCGATTCCCATTATGGACGGGTCAACCGCTCCGACCGCGTAAGACACCACCGCCGCAAACGGCTTGAGGCCGAGTTCTCTCGCTCTGCTCTCCGAGGAGACCAGCACGGCGGCCGCTCCGTCGTTAATTCCCGAAGCGTTGCCCGCCGTTACCGTTCCGCCCATTTTGAACACGGGGCGCATCCTTGCGAGAGAGTCCTGCGTAACATCAGGGCGCGGGTGTTCATCCGTCCTGAAATCAAGCGGGTCCTGCCTTCTGCGGGGAACTGAAACCGTAACGATCTCGTCATCAAACCTTCCCGCCTTCATCGCGGCGGCGGTTTTCATCTGGCTTTTGTAGGCGAACTCATCCTGAGCCTCTTTTGACAGGTTGTATGCCTCGGCAAGGTTTTCCGCCGTAACGCCCATGTGGTAGTCGTTGAAAATGTCCCACAGGCCGTCTTTAACCATTCCGTCTATGACATCGTGTTTCGGCATTGCCGTGTGGCTGAATCCGTATCTCGCCTTCTGGAGATAAAAGGGCGACTGGCTCATGTTTTCTATGCCGCCCGCGACAATGACATCGGCGTCCTCCGCCTTGATTGCCTGAGCCGCCAGCGCGACGCTCTGAAGCCCCGAACCGCAAACTCTGTTGATTGAAAATCCCGGCGTTGACGTTCCAAGCCCCGAATTGACGGCGACCTGCCTTGACGGATTCTGTCCGAGTCCGGCTCCGAGCACGTTGCCCATTATGCAGTCGTCAACCTCTTTGGGGTCAACTCCCGCGGCGGAAAGAACTTCATTTACGACTCTGACGCCGAGGTCAACGGCCGGTATGTCCTTCAGGGTTCCGCCGAAGCCGCCTATGGCCGTTCTGACGGGGTGGGAAAGAACTACTTTTTCCATTAAAAATCCTCCTTCTGGAAAGGGCGGTTTTCTTGGTAAAAATCGCCTTGGGACAATTTACATAGAATTATTAAATAATGCAAAAAAATAATTTTTCCGCCGTTGCGGGGGATTTGCTGTTAGGTTTGGGGCGGTAATATGGCGGTTGTTGCAAAGAAACGGAAAAAGAC
It encodes:
- a CDS encoding acetyl-CoA C-acetyltransferase; this translates as MEKVVLSHPVRTAIGGFGGTLKDIPAVDLGVRVVNEVLSAAGVDPKEVDDCIMGNVLGAGLGQNPSRQVAVNSGLGTSTPGFSINRVCGSGLQSVALAAQAIKAEDADVIVAGGIENMSQSPFYLQKARYGFSHTAMPKHDVIDGMVKDGLWDIFNDYHMGVTAENLAEAYNLSKEAQDEFAYKSQMKTAAAMKAGRFDDEIVTVSVPRRRQDPLDFRTDEHPRPDVTQDSLARMRPVFKMGGTVTAGNASGINDGAAAVLVSSESRARELGLKPFAAVVSYAVGAVDPSIMGIGPVPAITKALDKANLSLGDIDLFELNEAFAAQSLAVLSDLPIPDSKVNVNGGAIALGHPIGASGTVILVKLLHEMRKRPSAKRGLAALCVGGGMGVAMIVEKIGGASASYAPATGRRGPGRPKGSGV